TTTTGTGAGAAGTTTGTTTGTGTAACACAGTGCAGTTTACCAGTGGACACTGTACAGTCGctcatttcacttatttaaataacattttaataaatcagtgtTTGGCGACTATGATGGTGTGCCATTAATCACATAAGCAATGTGAACGACAAAAGATGTCTTctttttgatcatttttagATTGTTACTTAATAAAGAAcctccaaattgcccataatgtgtgtatgtgtgtgtgtgtgtgtgtgtgtgtgtgtgtaccctgtgatggattggcactctttccagtgtgtaccctacctcgtgcccaaagtccaGGACCCGCCCCCCATTAACCTATATAGTACACAAAATAAGCAGTACGGAAGATGAATGAAGGTGACAGTAAGGACATTTTACCTTTATAAACTCCTACAATCGTCTCATTTATGACCAGTAAATAATTACACAATATTGTAGTTTAAGATAGTTACAATTATACTATatgtccaaaagtatgtggacacctgaccatcttacacacacacacacacacaccccacacacgtAGCCATTCATTAAATTGGCCATAAAGAATATTGTATTATATCATAGCATAGAGTGGGGGTTATTATTACATCAGAGGGAGGACAAAAATCTGAACTCAAACATTCtaaaagcatatatatatatatatatatatatatatatatatatatatattagatggATAGACgtcaatagatagatagattattacatacatatatatatatatatacatatatacatgtaataatctatctatctatctatctatctattgatGTCTATCCATCTAATGTATGTATCTACCAATCTATGTATGAAtttctatatctatctatctatctatctatctttctatctatctatctatttattttgatccatccatccatttatctatctatccatttgCCTATCTATCtagctatttatttatctatgtctctgtccatctctcCCATCTGTTTATCTAGCTATACATGCAtttatccacccatccatctgtctatttatctattcATGAATGTctttatccatctatctatatatGGGTTTCATTGTTCATCTAGCTAACcgttcatctatctatctgcacatctatttatttttatccatccatctatttatcaGTATCTATCCATTTGCCTATTTGTCAGTAGCttgctctatctatctatctatctatccattcatgcatttatttatccatGTATATTCATTTACGCGTGAACTTGGAAACTCTAATTAACGCTGATTGTGGTAGCTCATGAAGGTAGCATGGCgcggtgtgtgcgcgcgctctctctctcacaccccTCCCTTTCCCTCCCCTCTTTTCTTCATTACAGCTCACTTTCTCACCTTTCCTCCTTTTCAGCGATCTGCAGTTCAAGCTTAAGGTCACGGTCCAATACAGGCAAAAATAcgtagaaaataataaaaaaattaacgcatAACTGTGAGTGATGGGTTAAGATATAGTGAATATAACAGTGATGAGTGTCGGTGAAAAACCGTTAATTTAACTTTAAAGCGCGAGCCGCTGTAACGTACTAATAGCGAATGGGTTAATGATCacctttttaatgatttttttttttataattacaagtatttaaattaatactTTTATCAGAACTTCGGTAAAAGTTAAATACTATTTATTGATGATACTCGATAGTTTTCGGCTTGTGTTTGTTAAATTAACGTTAAATTACCGCCGAAGCCCGGCTGTCGCGCACGCGGCTTGTGACTTTGGCCTGACCTCGAGCACAAGCCACACGCGCTGTGTTTGGTAGTAATTTatagtgtaatatataaaataaataaaagctcaaATATCTAATTTTATAAACGTGAGTGCATTTTATAAACGTTTAAAATCGGCTGTCGTGTTGTATTTACGTTAGTGCTAGTCTAGTGAAGCTAACTCGAGCTAAGCTAATTTGGATAGCGAGCTAATAACGGTTCTCAAAATGGCGTTTGTTAATTAGATTATTTAGCAGTTTAACCGAAATGAGGTCGGAAAACTATTTTCAGGGAGTATAAAAAAAACGAAGTAAGACCTTAACTAAACTATTATAGTACAAGACTGTCGAGTTTTAGCattaatattgtaattttttttcgaTGCAGAGTATGGGGTTGGGCGTGTCTTCCTTTTTGTTAGCATACTAAGGTTTAAAATTACAAAGATTAAtgccattttttcccctttcattTTTAGCCCACATCAGCTGTCTTTCACAATGGAGAACTGGGAAGATGATCAGGTAACATCAATAGCCTTCATttgtactatttttatttaaaggaaaagttTAGAAAGTGAGGTGTGAGTCATCAGAGAATCACTGCATCTGTATCTTTTAATTGTCTCTCCTTTCGTTGGTTCAGGTAATGTTTTTCGGATGTCAAGCGCTGTCTAAAACTAGTTATGAGTTACCTGTAGGTTTAGACTTGAACATAATTTTGATAAACGTGGTGATGAAGACATGATGGCACAAAAACACTAATGGAATTGTCCTACAAAGCTAAATTGTTAGAATATCAGTTTAACATGATggaattttaagtttaaattaaaattaattgcacGTAAAATAACTTGGACTTTAtacatgtagttttttttatgcatgtaataaaatttattttggtcCCATTGCTTCTAATCGGATGTGTTGTGATTAGGCTGAACTTGTACACACTGTTGGGAGCGGTGTAACATGCTTGGAGGATAGTGTTATCCGCTCCACTTGCTTGCGTAGCACACAGATTCTTGTGATTCATGTGAGGGCGCTAGAGAGCCTCCCATCTCGCTCATTGGAGAGAGCTTGACCAATTGGCGGGGGCATGTAGGCGTTCATCCTAATTTTAACAGCAAAAAAGGGAGGACTGAGTTGCTAGTGTAGTTTCTGTCAATCTAGATGTTTGTTTGCCTCCCATGGTCATGTGACTGCTCTTCACCAGCATGGTATCCGAACAGTTAAGAGTCACActtgctgctttaaaaaacccACGTCCTATGACAAGCGAGACTGCTGTGTGAACtgtcttaaaaagaaaagaagaaaaaatttaacacaTCAGTTCAGAATCTCACACAGGTGTTCAATTGATTGAACCGGTGTATGATTTACATAATTTGTCACACGATTTGGCCATTTAGTCTGGAATTTGCATTAGGACAGAAATCTGTCAATTTTGCCACTCTTTACACCAGGTGGATTAGTAGAGCCATGGATGAAGATAATGTGGATAATGTAATGCCTGCAGAATTCCCCCTACCACTCACCCCAGAGGTTTAGTAAATTTATCATGCCAACAAAAGGCTCTGCTGGCCCCTTTGAGGATACAACCGCTATCAGGTTTTATCACAGCTTATAATCAGTTGATGCCTAATAAATCAGGTAAACAAATATGATTGAATCTTAAAGGGGGAAAGTATTATGAAACTTAAGCTGTTGCTGATAATTCAAAGGTTGTTTTGTCTTGAACTTTATTAACCCGGGAATGTCGGGAGTCAAAACGTGTGTGTGATTTGACTAGTGTAGATTAGAATGTCCTAAATTAGTTGATTTATACTAGGCTaacatctttaataaataataaaaaaaaaaggatctgaTCTTACTGAATAAAGAGTAATTTAGGGCTTGTTTATACTTGTGTTGAAGCATATTTGTGTAGGTTACTGAGTTAATGTTAAGCTGACTGGTTATTGTGCACGCTTcatgcaatattttatttaattatattgtatAACTATGATTAGAACTTTGAAATcgtgttttatatagacagtgtAGCATGTAGAAAGATTCTGTTTTGATATGAAAAATTAGTTTTCAGTGAGAAGAAACTGaacaattgcaaaaaaaaaaaacttcaatttGATCCCTTTTAGTATTTTATCACTGATGTACCCAGAAGTATGAAGTGAAACTCAATGCTTTATTTAATGCTTTTGCAGGGTCTCCATTCTGCAGTGAAACTTTGAGAGTGGTTGCTTTCCctaataacttttttaaatttcctgCCTCTTACTGGATGTGTGTAAAAAGAAGATCCGGAGCATGATGGCATATGATTTGTGCAAATATTTGTATGTGGTAATATAAACCACTTCTCACTTGTCAATGCAAGTTGACAAGTTGTCCAAATCTCCATGAAGCAGATATTGGAGGTTGATTTCTGCGTAGTGTGACATCTGATGTAATCTACTGCTTATCAATGGtgtgtttacatatttttttttctttctttccacagAGCCCTGTCATGAGCAACGTAAATTTTGGTAAAATCTTTTacccattttaaaatatttttgccagCATAGGTAAAGAGGAAAGAGAACATTTGCTGAAGCTAAGTCCTCTAAGGGGCGGATGGCGCATGTAGCAGtgttgggggtgggggggcgTAGGGTAGGAGTTAAGAAGGACAATaccaagaaaaaaatgtttgttaatgAACATTATGCAATATGCCAAAACTGATTAAAGTGTTGGAAACATTTTTGGAATGTTTTGTATGGGAAACATGTTCTGCTGTACTAAATTTTAAGCTTATCTCGAATctgcacctaggtatcgtgaataaaattatatcacatGGTCACTGGTAGTTCCCATCCCTACTTTTCTGTAATTAGAAAATATCAATGACTGTTGACTTCTAAGTAGTATTGTTTGGAAATGACATGTTTGTATTTATACCTTTTTGATTACAATTCTCCATTATATCCTGAGAATCGTTAGTTCACAGTCAGCTTAACTggttgtgacaaataaaggtcTCACCTATCAGAACGTTAgctgatatttaaaaattaaaaattaagttGGTTGGGTGCAACCTTGCTGGTCTGTGTGGGATTTGATGTAATTTCCTTTTAAATGGAATcatagaaattaaatataaacttgAGTGGGTTTTCTACCTGTTCCGCTCCCATGCGTAGGTTAAAACGTGCATTGATGTGCTTATATTCATTAAGGCCACATGGTTCTTGTTTGTATttatgtgcatacagtatgtatgtgtgtgtgagacattggtgcttttaaaaatttgttatGAATTTGACCTTATCAGGAAACACTGGGAACTCATGGAAAAGTGAGAGCCAACCAAACAGCTTTAAAAGCATCTCCAATGGTAGGCAGtaatgaatattattttaatattgtttatatatatatatatatatatatatatatatatatatatatatatatatatagtttgtgtgtgtgtagtatgtgaaACACACTGGCAAGGCCACTCTAGGTCATCAACCTTGGCAGACTGTTTCTATGCACATGGGTTTTGTCATTCAAAAACATGCTTGGGTCCCTTTGTTCTAGTGAAGGAAAATtgtaatgttacaaaataaaataagatttgTGTGCTCTTCAGCTCTCCAGATACTTTTAATCATAGTGTTTCTAAATTTAATGAGAGATGCTaacagtgtgtgttttatagatgatgatgatgaaggttcTTGGAAAAATGGCAGCAGTGGTTTTGGAGCTCAAGGGGGAAACATGGGTGAGacacttgttttgttttgtagcaTGCTAATCACAAACTTAGAAATCATAGCACAGTTTCATAGAAAAAATCAAAAAACAGTTGgttaaaatattcaaaatatttcCAACTCCAGGTCGCAGCGTCAGAGAAATAGATGGCGGCTTTAAGAGATTCAATTCAGGTTCTCATTTCACTATTCTTTACTTTCGTgttcttaattaaataaaaaaatgttttactgtttgtaTTATTTGGCAGGAAATGATGAAAATGGAAACAAAGGTGAGTAGGCTTTGTACTCATTTCAGCCCTATAGTCTGTACATACTGTGACAGTCTTAACACCTGGGCTGTTTATATTTGCCTGTAGTTGATGTTGGCAGCTCCTGGAGAGGAGGTAAAGATGGAATTAGAGGAAGAGGAGGCAGAGGCAAGTAATCAGAATTGAGTTTGggagtgacttttttttttccttatgacCCTGTCCTGATCTTTAACATTGCATTAGCAGGAcgtggaggaagaggaagaggctTTCTAGGAGGATTTGGAAAATCCTTGACATCTGGTAACTTTAAACCATCCAGTTATTCGTTGACTTATTTTAAATCATGCACTGTGTTAACTTGCAATCTCTCTTTCCATGGCAGAAGGTGATGAAAATGATGATGAAGGTAAGAGAGTCTGcagttttgtatgtatttaagaagaagaattatTTGACACGATGTaatgtttacttttttgttgCAGGTTTTAAAAGTGACTTTTTTGGCAGAGGTGGGCGTGGGGGAAGAGGCGGTCGAGGAGCTTCCCGCCAAGGTAAGAACAAATTTGGATTAGAGCCGGTAAGCAAACAGTCTAGTTTGATTTACTTGTTCTAGCATGcataatttaactttttttatttctgcatttgttCGTAGTTACTGATGCAGAAGGAAGAAGACACTTTGGGGGTGGAGGTATAATACACACCTGAAATatgctgcctggccaaaaagttATTTCataaaggtcaaattattgccttgcttcaagcaaaaaaaaaaattaaaaatcacgAGATTTGCTATTCCTAGGACTGGATTAAAAAGTCCAGGTGGGGGGGGGGACCCCCGGTTAACAACAAATAGGGTAGGatgtggtttttaaaaaaaataataatcagtagTATTGCAACTATtgcacatatatatttattgcacaGTGAGAACATTTAACTGTTTATGAGGTAAAATTGTCTATGGGGAAATCTGTTTTTGTACCCAACTTACCTGGTATTCGGTGTTCTGTAGCACCAACCAGATGGtaaaagtccaaaaaaaaaaaaagagggtagCTTGGACATAGGGTCCAAAGGAATATTATGAGCCCTTCACCctgagtatatactgtacaattctTGCAGCGTAAGCAGGGGAGTGCTGATAATCCTTTTTGCAGTCTTCTGGTGTCTGATATTGTAGCTGAGCGAAACCAGTTATTGATGTACACAGGACAgattgttttattgtacaatattttataattgtttcATATGATTACGTGGGTGTCATCAGCGATCATATGGACTTGTGACTTGAACGTctaagtgtgtaaaaaaaaaaaaaaaaaaaaaacaactttattgcTATCCAAATGTAAGTTTTCTTGCTCAGATGTCTGAACAATTCAACACCTTCCTGATAAACCACTATTTTCTGAACAGCGTTTTAGTGTTGTCTTAACGTTGCCATTTGTTCTAATTATATGTAGGATATAGAGGacagcatgaggagaacatgttTTCTAAGGGTAAGTTCAAACAAACAGACTATTAGAagggaaaagtttttttgttttttttttattttatgttaatttatcaGGTTCAAGGAAAGATGATGATGGTGAGGAGGAGGGAAAAGAGAATGATAGGACTGCAGGTTTGTAATTCTTCATTCCATTTGTACTTTAGATGCTGTTAACTGTCTGACTAGCAAATGTGAACACTTGGCTTTATCCTGCAGGGCCCAGGGTCACCTATGTTCCTCCGCCACCACCAGCAGAAGAAAACTCTATTTTTGCCCACTATGCAACAGGCATCAACTTTGACAAGTATGATGACATCCTTGTAGATGTAAGCGGAAGCAACCCGCCCAGTGCAATAATGGTTAGTCGGGATTTTCATCTCCTTGCAATGTCTGTCTTTGAACATTTAACAGTGCCAtaaaacttttttccccccccaaCTAGACATTTGAAGAAGCACATCTCTGTGAGACTCTTAACAGAAATGTTTCCAGAGCAGGATATGTAAAGCCTACTCCTGTTCAGAAGTATGGTATTCCCATCATATCTGCTGGAAGAGATCTTATGGCTTGTGCCCAGACTGGATCTGGGAAAACGGTGAGCGCTCACTTGGATGTGTACAGTAGTATTTAGTTTGTTCATGTGCAGCGCAGGTAACAGCTACATCTTTTTTGGACACGATTTTCAACACTGTTTTGTCGTACAAATTGTTGAACACTTACTGTGCTGATTAGGAAGCAGAAAGTTAACGAGTACTGCCATTAAGACTCATTTAAAGCTCGTATCCTTAAACCAAAATCAGTATAATTCCGAATAGGGTTATATGATGTAATGCAAGAGACAAGGGGCGTTTTCAGGTTGGGCATGATAAATTTTGCACTGTGACCATGAATGACTGGTTCCCACTTCCCAGCTAGCCCGGgttcaatttttgtttttgggcACATTTGCGTATTAACTCTACGAGAGGAGATTGACAGAATCTGAAGTCACATCCAGACAAGGATCTACTTTAGTGCTCGGCTACAAGTAACTCATGTTTTATTCAATCCGAGTTCAAGTATGCTGTACTGTGCTGTCTCTTCATGCGAACTCGGGCAGAGTACTTAAGCATGGAACGGTTGCGTTCTTACTATTCAAAATGAACCAGTACTTTGAGATCTAGTGTTCTTAGAAATGATTCCTGAGCCCTAATATGAAAATGCCCAAGGTTGTAAGTATTTAATCTAACAATTACAAATTGAATAGGAGCAGCTCATTAGAGCTTTTTGTCTAGAGCagtttgtcacttttttttaatgataatacCTTCGCAAAAACAAATTGTGCttatattttatagtatttgtttTGTGACACATACGTGTCAGGTATTGTTACTTTGTTTTTGATTGCACGTTATAAAATGTTGTTGGAAGTCATTTGTGTGGGTGGTTTGCATATAACGCCAAGTCCAGTGTTTTCCGTGGCAGAAACTTCTGTTGGAGGTCAGGAAGTGATTTTCTACATGCATGATTATGATTACACCTCTTAAAATActtgtgttgtgttttacatttgtttaaacTGATCAAGCAGAGAATCTGAGCTTTTTATCAAATAGTCTAATATGCTTTGTTGATTTGAAGAGACTACTtgattaaatcattttcatcagTTTAGATAGACACTAAAATATGGGTTGCAAAAATTATAGCATAATTTCAGTGGATattggtagtttttttttttttttttttttttaaggaactaTTACAAggctttattatattaatattatttttgaatAGCAGAAGAAAATGGTTCTTAGCcagttagcccaatctgcaggCTTTTAACTTttggaggaaacccgccaagcacaaggagaacatgcaaactccatgcaggcAGTGGGAAACGCTAAAtcactttattcattttaaacatgttaacTAGGAGTTTAGTTAGTAGTTACTTAAGACAGGTGTACTTAAACAGTCACAACACAGTAAAAGAGAGGGCAGGAAGAAGCAATTTGGCGCAGTGTTCGTGAGAACGAGGTAGTTGCGTATCTCTTATAAATTAGTTCCTTTCATGACATAAAAACCTATTGTCACACctccttgttttttgtttctctcatTTTCCCATCCTCAGGCTGCCTTCCTGCTGCCTATTCTGCAGCGTCTGATGAGTGATGGTGCAGCTGCTAGCAAGTTCAGTGAGGTGCAGGAGCCTGAAGTAATCATCGTAGCTCCCACTAGGGAGCTCATTAACCAGATTTACCTGGAAGCCCGGAAATTTGCTTATGGGTATAAACCTTAAACTTGTCTAAACATAATAATGTGAGTCAAAACAATGTAATGCCAGTTTTGCAAGATTATTGCCTTGCGTAAGGTGTTTTGTCATAGGTTTAATGTTAAATTTACAACCTTACAGATTCACATCAATTATGATCAGTTTATAAGAAAAGACTAAAACTCATTTGAAAATCTGTTGTAGCACTTGTGTGCGTCCTGTCGTCGTTTATGGAGGCATAAGCACCGGATATACAATCCAAGAGGTGTTGAAGGGTTGTAATGTGCTATGTGGGACCCCTGGAAGATTGCTTGACATTATTGGTCGTGGAAAGGTAACTTACATTGCATATTACTAGGGCTGGACCAGAATATTCGTTTGGAGGAATGGCAttagattttttcattttgagatattattatataatatattatataatattcagaaaaagaaaaacaatttaacCCGTGATATCGATCCCTGTGAAACGGTTCTTATTCGCGCTTAAGTGACTAGCCCTTGCGGCAAacttgtcatgcacactcggtctacgaccggcactaggacctggAAATAATACGGCCGCGAACCAGAaggcataaaaggagacaagatggcgtggcacattgctcagtcattgagtttgcccATGTTGCTTTGGACGATTTCGCCAAGTGTGTTAATATGAAGCAGGTTAAATTGTGCAAAAATGCACTCCGTTGCGTCCGCAGCAGTTGGATGACCTGTTCTCGACATAAAAATgcaacagacacacagaaattCCTGcctttattagagataagaataTATTCAGCCCCTTTCTGACCGAAGCTTCGAGTATTCAATGTTGATCACTACCGAATACTCAAAGCTCAAAAAATGGTATTTGCACCAGCCCTACATATTACTCAGAGATaatattttgaaaatatttGTGGTAAAATTCAGAGAATTAGAATTTGAATAATTTTACCTTTAGATGACACATTGTAACTGAAGGTTAGTGAAATGTTAGTGTTAGAGATGTCTGGCAGCAAACTAAAGCAAATTTCTTAATTATTTATGGGAATTAAATGAATCTGTTTCTCCCAGCTTATTATggcttataaatataatttagtactttaaataaatataatttagtaCTTTAATTCAGAACGACTTTTAATGCAACACAAGGTCTTTTAGTTGGTGGAATTATATGGAGCTTTCTCTAACATTTTATTACTgcgttaaaataaatagttcttGTCCAATGTGAGATGCGAATGTAATATAATGCTGTAATGCATGATATTATCTATTGTTGCTTCATCATTATGGCACCAAGATCATTAGTGGACACACTCCacaccaaactttttttttttttttttactttttatacaaTTCACTCTGTCCTTGACCCCTGGGTCAGTCATTATTTCGGCAATAAAACTGTTTGAAAGTGCAATTTTTTACACTagtattttgtgtttaaaactgCCTCAACAGTACATGGCCTAAAAAACTACCTACGAATAAAGACCAGTTTACACTCATGGTTGTTTATAATGtgattaataaaagaaaaacaaaaaaaaaaactttgttcaaaATTAATACTTTGTTGCAAATTAATGTTAATCAGTTGttgtgtaattatttcaatcgttagatttaattttttttaagctaaagTAAATATATGCAAGGAGCGTtcaatttgtttgtttctgtccCAGGTTGGTCTGAGTAAAGTTCGTTATCTGGTGCTGGATGAAGCTGACCGAATGTTGGATATGGGGTTTGAGACTGACATGCGAAAGTTGGTCAGTTCCCCGGGGATGCCTCCAAAAGAACAACGGCAAACCCTCATGTTTAGTGCAACCTATCCAGAGGATATTCAAAGGTCTGTCATGTTTTGTATTCCAATTAATCCACTTTAAACTGTGTTTACCGAACGTTTATGTGGTTGTAAATCCTGTAGTCGTGAAGTCTGTAACCCATGATCATGAGTGAATGCAGAGTCCTCTTCCccatcccaaaaaaaaaaaaaatactttgccAATCCCTTCCTTTTTTTGCAACTGTTTTTTGTGTGGGTCTTTCTGCCTTCTGTCATCTTTAGGACATTTCAGTCCTACAGGTCAGGGTCCATATTCATAAGCTTCTAAGAAATGAGGGCTCCTAACCTAAAAGCTTTGCTGCTTTAGGAACAAattcagagcaactctgagcaAGGACAATTCTTAAGAAATTCTTCTCAGTGAGGAGGTAGGGCTGACTGTTGTAAGGTGTGACgcattcttatttttaaaaagtgaatagTCGTCGTCGtcccaaccaaaaaaaaaaaaaacgcttatGATGCGTGGACGTGCAAACATGCCATCTGGTCGAGCCGGTTTGGGAGATTTTTACAGATGTGTTATCAGCCCTAGGTGGGCGAGTCTACGGTTGACTGTATTTGCTGTAGAGCTGCACAAATAATTGCAAAAACGAATCTTAATTCATACATGCATGCGATCTCATTTCTGAGTGACGGCAGCTCACTCCCGTACATTTCCCTGCATTTAAATCATCCAACGTTCACAAATTCACTTATTTACTTGATGCCAGTCCTGGATTGCTGCATCAATCAAGGTCACTGGTTACACTCCAACAGTGTAACGCGAAACTGTTAAAGTACCAATTAGGCCAGAGATTAGCAAATGATTTTTATACAGCTCCATCTCTTTTCAGCTCTCTTCCTCATATATGGTGTTCTGCTGTCACTCACATGTGTAACAAGAAGGTGGAGCTAAACAAGCTAACCAGTAATCAGGAGTTAGAGTAATATGCGGTTATTCTTATGCCAAAAACAGTTTtgccctaattttttttttaaacagatttaattGCTTAAACGCTCATGTACGCCATCAGACTTGTACTCGCATTTTGCTCAAACTATGTTTCCTGCGCTTGCTCAATATTCCGACACTCTGTGCGCTAAATTCCAGTTAAACTTTTTTCTATGCAGCCTGAATTCATGgcaccccccccaaaaaaagatgTAGTGGTGGTTAATGTTCTGCTAAAACTGTCAAGTTttgaacaattattttatttttcatgaacTACTTATTTGTCCCCCCTTTTCTTAGAGCAGGTCTAAAGAAAATTCTCAACCCATTCTTTTATAATcccttcttggagtttgtcagaattagtgggtttttgtttgtccac
The sequence above is drawn from the Clarias gariepinus isolate MV-2021 ecotype Netherlands chromosome 17, CGAR_prim_01v2, whole genome shotgun sequence genome and encodes:
- the ddx4 gene encoding probable ATP-dependent RNA helicase DDX4 isoform X1; protein product: MENWEDDQSPVMSNVNFGNTGNSWKSESQPNSFKSISNDDDDEGSWKNGSSGFGAQGGNMGRSVREIDGGFKRFNSGNDENGNKVDVGSSWRGGKDGIRGRGGRGRGGRGRGFLGGFGKSLTSEGDENDDEGFKSDFFGRGGRGGRGGRGASRQVTDAEGRRHFGGGGYRGQHEENMFSKGSRKDDDGEEEGKENDRTAGPRVTYVPPPPPAEENSIFAHYATGINFDKYDDILVDVSGSNPPSAIMTFEEAHLCETLNRNVSRAGYVKPTPVQKYGIPIISAGRDLMACAQTGSGKTAAFLLPILQRLMSDGAAASKFSEVQEPEVIIVAPTRELINQIYLEARKFAYGTCVRPVVVYGGISTGYTIQEVLKGCNVLCGTPGRLLDIIGRGKVGLSKVRYLVLDEADRMLDMGFETDMRKLVSSPGMPPKEQRQTLMFSATYPEDIQRLAADFLKENYLFLVVGVVGGACSDIEQLIIQVTRYSKREQLLEMLKTTGDERTMVFVETKRSADFIATFLCQEKVPTTSIHGDREQREREKALSDFRTGKCPVLVATSVAARGLDIEHVQHVVNFDLPKSIEEYVHRIGRTGRCGNTGRAVSFFDPEPDAHLARSLVKVLSGAQQEVPSWLEEIAFSAHGTTGFNPHGKVFASTDTRRGGSFMTQAPQPAAPSNVAGADEDEWE
- the ddx4 gene encoding probable ATP-dependent RNA helicase DDX4 isoform X4 encodes the protein MENWEDDQSPVMSNVNFGNTGNSWKSESQPNSFKSISNDDDDEGSWKNGSSGFGAQGGNMGRSVREIDGGFKRFNSGNDENGNKVDVGSSWRGGKDGIRGRGGRGRGGRGRGFLGGFGKSLTSEGDENDDEGFKSDFFGRGGRGGRGGRGASRQVTDAEGRRHFGGGGSRKDDDGEEEGKENDRTAGPRVTYVPPPPPAEENSIFAHYATGINFDKYDDILVDVSGSNPPSAIMTFEEAHLCETLNRNVSRAGYVKPTPVQKYGIPIISAGRDLMACAQTGSGKTAAFLLPILQRLMSDGAAASKFSEVQEPEVIIVAPTRELINQIYLEARKFAYGTCVRPVVVYGGISTGYTIQEVLKGCNVLCGTPGRLLDIIGRGKVGLSKVRYLVLDEADRMLDMGFETDMRKLVSSPGMPPKEQRQTLMFSATYPEDIQRLAADFLKENYLFLVVGVVGGACSDIEQLIIQVTRYSKREQLLEMLKTTGDERTMVFVETKRSADFIATFLCQEKVPTTSIHGDREQREREKALSDFRTGKCPVLVATSVAARGLDIEHVQHVVNFDLPKSIEEYVHRIGRTGRCGNTGRAVSFFDPEPDAHLARSLVKVLSGAQQEVPSWLEEIAFSAHGTTGFNPHGKVFASTDTRRGGSFMTQAPQPAAPSNVAGADEDEWE
- the ddx4 gene encoding probable ATP-dependent RNA helicase DDX4 isoform X2, coding for MENWEDDQSPVMSNVNFGNTGNSWKSESQPNSFKSISNDDDDEGSWKNGSSGFGAQGGNMGRSVREIDGGFKRFNSGNDENGNKVDVGSSWRGGKDGIRGRGGRGRGGRGRGFLGGFGKSLTSGDENDDEGFKSDFFGRGGRGGRGGRGASRQVTDAEGRRHFGGGGYRGQHEENMFSKGSRKDDDGEEEGKENDRTAGPRVTYVPPPPPAEENSIFAHYATGINFDKYDDILVDVSGSNPPSAIMTFEEAHLCETLNRNVSRAGYVKPTPVQKYGIPIISAGRDLMACAQTGSGKTAAFLLPILQRLMSDGAAASKFSEVQEPEVIIVAPTRELINQIYLEARKFAYGTCVRPVVVYGGISTGYTIQEVLKGCNVLCGTPGRLLDIIGRGKVGLSKVRYLVLDEADRMLDMGFETDMRKLVSSPGMPPKEQRQTLMFSATYPEDIQRLAADFLKENYLFLVVGVVGGACSDIEQLIIQVTRYSKREQLLEMLKTTGDERTMVFVETKRSADFIATFLCQEKVPTTSIHGDREQREREKALSDFRTGKCPVLVATSVAARGLDIEHVQHVVNFDLPKSIEEYVHRIGRTGRCGNTGRAVSFFDPEPDAHLARSLVKVLSGAQQEVPSWLEEIAFSAHGTTGFNPHGKVFASTDTRRGGSFMTQAPQPAAPSNVAGADEDEWE
- the ddx4 gene encoding probable ATP-dependent RNA helicase DDX4 isoform X3, producing MENWEDDQSPVMSNVNFGNTGNSWKSESQPNSFKSISNDDDEGSWKNGSSGFGAQGGNMGRSVREIDGGFKRFNSGNDENGNKVDVGSSWRGGKDGIRGRGGRGRGGRGRGFLGGFGKSLTSEGDENDDEGFKSDFFGRGGRGGRGGRGASRQVTDAEGRRHFGGGGYRGQHEENMFSKGSRKDDDGEEEGKENDRTAGPRVTYVPPPPPAEENSIFAHYATGINFDKYDDILVDVSGSNPPSAIMTFEEAHLCETLNRNVSRAGYVKPTPVQKYGIPIISAGRDLMACAQTGSGKTAAFLLPILQRLMSDGAAASKFSEVQEPEVIIVAPTRELINQIYLEARKFAYGTCVRPVVVYGGISTGYTIQEVLKGCNVLCGTPGRLLDIIGRGKVGLSKVRYLVLDEADRMLDMGFETDMRKLVSSPGMPPKEQRQTLMFSATYPEDIQRLAADFLKENYLFLVVGVVGGACSDIEQLIIQVTRYSKREQLLEMLKTTGDERTMVFVETKRSADFIATFLCQEKVPTTSIHGDREQREREKALSDFRTGKCPVLVATSVAARGLDIEHVQHVVNFDLPKSIEEYVHRIGRTGRCGNTGRAVSFFDPEPDAHLARSLVKVLSGAQQEVPSWLEEIAFSAHGTTGFNPHGKVFASTDTRRGGSFMTQAPQPAAPSNVAGADEDEWE